AGCGAAGCACCGAAGCGAAGCGCAGTGCGGAATGCCCCGACCCTTGCGTCAGCAAGGGGCACGCCCAAAAAATCAATTTAATTTTTTAGACTTAATGTAGATAAAATAAGCACAGCAATGTAGATTTGCAAAAATGTCTAATACTTTTGTTATCGTAGGTCTTGGAAATATTGGGGAAGAATACACATGCACACGCCATAACGTAGGTTTTATGGCAGTAGATAAACTAGCACAGCAAAAAGAAGCCCAATTTGTTCTAAATAGATATGCTTATACCACTGAAATTACGTACAAAGGCCGCTTATTTATTTTAGTTAAGCCCACTACTTACATGAATTTAAGTGGTAAAGCAGTTAATTACTATGTTCAACAAGCTAAAATCCCTCTATCTAATCTCTTAATTATTACAGACGATATTTCTTTGCCCGTAGGTAAAATACGCATCCGCAAAAAGGGCAGCGATGGCGGACATAACGGTCTGAAACATATACAAGCTACATTAGGTACGGAAGAGTATCCAAGAGTACGCATAGGCATCGGAAAAAATTTCTCCAAAGGAAAACAAGCCGAATACGTACTTAGCCCCTTTGAGAACGAAGAGATACCAGCTATCCAAAAAGCACTGGACCTTATGCCCGAAATAATTTTAAATTTTGGTCTTTTAGATATAGACAAACTGATGAGTTTGTACAACAAGTAAAAGTCAGTTCGTTACCAAATTACTTGCGACAATTTTTTTGACTTTTTTAATACAAATGTGCTTGTGGATGCGTTTCAAATAAGGCAAATTTTTGCTTTTGCCATACCGATACACCGCTTTGGGACCTCCGCCATATTCTAGCAAGGCTAAATCGTAATCTCCGTTATATTTTTTGAGCAGATAGCTCATCATACGGCAGTATAAAACCACTTGAACTTTGGGATCATCTCTCCAAGTACGTTTTTCTTCTGCGGTTTTGCAATACGATTCAGCAACATAAGGTAAAAATTGAAATAAACCTATACATCCCGCAGAAGAAACTGCTTTGTAATTAAAATTACTCTCTAGATAAGCATGACTTAAAGCAAAATCAGGATCTATGCCGTATTTAGTTGTTTCAGAAACAATAAAATCCTGAATAGAATATGAGTTAGTTGATATCAAATTTGGGCGAGGTAGAAGGACTTTACAAGGTCCTTCCGCAGCCTGTACCTGAACAATCAAAAATGCACTAGCTAATACAGCTTTGCTCAAACTCTTTTTCAGTCCCATATCCTATCAATTTTTGCAGACCGCTATCATCAATAATCATGCCATTTAATTATGATAAAAAATTAGCTGTTACCCACCTGTCATGATTGGATATATCCTTGTGAATCTGTACATTCTTCAATCCCATATTTAGATATAGTTTTTTTACCTCATAAGCATAGCTTTGATGCACTTCTGTAACCAGAGGTACAGGTACATGCTTTGCCCGTAAAGCGATTGCTTCATAAAAAAGCAGCGGATTATTATCAGGTACGAACAATGCTAAATAAGGCTCATAATCTACAACATTTTTTGACAAAGCGGCTTTTTCTTGCCAAGGAATATAAGGTGGATTAGAAATAACACAATCAAAATTTGAAAAAGCAGTTTCTATGGGAGATTGAAATAAATCTTGCTGTAAAAAATGCACTTTTACTTGGTTCTGAATAGCATTGTGTTCTGCTACTTCAATTGCCGCAGGACTAATTTCCCACGCATACACTTCCAAGCTCGGCAATTTTTTTTTAAGAGTTATGGCAATACAACCGCTTCCTGTTCCTATATCCAATAATTTTCGGTATGAACCACAGGCATCTGGCTTAATTTTGTTTATCAGCCATTCTACCATTTCTTCCGTTTCTGGGCGTGGAATGAGTACACTTTGATTAACATAAAACTCTAAGTCAAAAAAATAAGCTTTTTGTAAGATATATTGCAAAGGCTCATACTTTTGTAGGCGCGATTTTATTTGTTGGTATTCGCTCCACTTCTCATCGTTAAGTTCATA
The Bacteroidia bacterium DNA segment above includes these coding regions:
- a CDS encoding lytic transglycosylase domain-containing protein — encoded protein: MGLKKSLSKAVLASAFLIVQVQAAEGPCKVLLPRPNLISTNSYSIQDFIVSETTKYGIDPDFALSHAYLESNFNYKAVSSAGCIGLFQFLPYVAESYCKTAEEKRTWRDDPKVQVVLYCRMMSYLLKKYNGDYDLALLEYGGGPKAVYRYGKSKNLPYLKRIHKHICIKKVKKIVASNLVTN
- the prmC gene encoding peptide chain release factor N(5)-glutamine methyltransferase, with the protein product MCLYSASECDAIARQVIEYVTQKPYSPVFVYELNDEKWSEYQQIKSRLQKYEPLQYILQKAYFFDLEFYVNQSVLIPRPETEEMVEWLINKIKPDACGSYRKLLDIGTGSGCIAITLKKKLPSLEVYAWEISPAAIEVAEHNAIQNQVKVHFLQQDLFQSPIETAFSNFDCVISNPPYIPWQEKAALSKNVVDYEPYLALFVPDNNPLLFYEAIALRAKHVPVPLVTEVHQSYAYEVKKLYLNMGLKNVQIHKDISNHDRWVTANFLS
- the pth gene encoding aminoacyl-tRNA hydrolase, which translates into the protein MSNTFVIVGLGNIGEEYTCTRHNVGFMAVDKLAQQKEAQFVLNRYAYTTEITYKGRLFILVKPTTYMNLSGKAVNYYVQQAKIPLSNLLIITDDISLPVGKIRIRKKGSDGGHNGLKHIQATLGTEEYPRVRIGIGKNFSKGKQAEYVLSPFENEEIPAIQKALDLMPEIILNFGLLDIDKLMSLYNK